A DNA window from Onthophagus taurus isolate NC chromosome 1, IU_Otau_3.0, whole genome shotgun sequence contains the following coding sequences:
- the LOC111414277 gene encoding uncharacterized protein isoform X5, with translation MGCSPSPGSSGRFLTMHKRRRKKLTTRSLSQDHAILDDIHHGQVQRILDRCSLWGFNAFTLETVAGGRSLPVLCVHLFHWYGLLDYFNLDVVRVWKLFTLIEEGYHSTNPYHNSIHATDVTQAMHCFLQEEKIRKHVTPLEVMASLLGAVAHDLEHPGVNQHFLISTSNHLAILYENMSVLENHHWRSAVGCLLESGVADQLLPFRGELEYQIRDLILATDINRQQEFLTKFKNHLDENTLDLSRKEDRHFILQIALKCADISNPTRPWDISHKWSLKVCDEFFRQGEFERQLNLPVTSICDRQQTSIAKIQAGFFRFVVTPLFSEWHRFLKSHLSTHMIDLLESNKKKWEAQEAAELAEKTCVVIETVEPETAVSDEEERDESKRSSGTPSIIEFIRPPSVNKESRRKSLAVPTLESALGVRRHSVPVNMEQPPLPRTIYRRESLPIGRSASAQSGKSGNSPVRTESRVSSGLREEDELMKYSSQLSLLSNSSGGLHHSSHSMTENDPERPLSAENLLPEPSIASMTSSAAASKLTCVLQGLSGPIKALTRQQTFPPPNPYIRTRYMSATVEMSTCAESVREESKSSSSNISDENISNLPQYTIPSIAVLSPNNGRPSEILDVPMNQKPSASGKREPDTVEKEKASKIPKISDIGQRYEKENVDPRRNGTVTSLSKRRGSAPVAQTRTDENIPPAGGGLYLTDPQTLRRGSVPVEITSHRRFEDDGNCDDHISNIEQSNNNPWQCQERRGSAPTDLPPLAMERRDQLTRHTSLNGKAGRRKKHLRRRSSGGPETVCLPEAASDSWTRLLLRRNENPDMLLARRRGSLPIEVLTVGHSGKLF, from the exons AGGATTCTTGACCGGTGCAGCCTCTGGGGTTTCAACGCGTTCACATTGGAAACAGTAGCAGGTGGCCGTTCTCTGCCCGTCCTTTGTGTCCATCTGTTTCACTGGTATGGGCTTCTAGACTACTTCAACTTGGACGTCGTCCGCGTTTGGAAGCTATTCA CATTAATCGAAGAAGGTTACCACAGTACCAACCCATACCATAATTCCATCCATGCTACTGACGTCACTCAGGCAATGCACTGTTTTCTACAGGAAGAGAAG aTACGAAAACATGTGACGCCACTGGAGGTTATGGCTTCGCTTTTGGGGGCTGTAGCTCATGACCTCGAACATCCAGGGGTTAAtcaacattttcttatttcaaCTTCGAATCATCTTGCCATATTATATGAG AATATGTCTGTATTAGAAAATCATCATTGGAGGTCAGCTGTTGGGTGTCTTCTAGAAAGTGGAGTAGCTGATCAACTTCTCCCATTCAGAGGTGAACTTGAATATCAAATTCGCGATCTCATCTTAGCCACTGATATTAACAGACAACAAGAGTTCTTgaccaaatttaaa aaccACTTAGATGAAAACACATTAGATTTAAGTAGAAAAGAAGATCGACACTTTATACTCCAGATAGCTCTCAAATGCGCTGATATCTCGAATCCAACAAGGCCGTGGGACATTTCGCATAAATGGAGCCTGAAAGTTTGCGATGAATTTTTTAGGCAGGGCGAATTCGAACGGCAGCTCAATCTCCCGGTGACTTCCATTTGTGATCGGCAGCAAACTTCCATCGCGAAGATCCAGGCAGGATTCTTCCGTTTCGTCGTCACTCCTCTTTTTTCTGAGTGGCACCGATTTCTCAAAAGTCACCTTTCAACCCACATGATCGATCTTCTAGAATCTAACAAAAAGAAGTGGGAAGCTCAAGAAGCCGCCGAATTAGCGGAGAAAACTTgtgttgttattgaaactGTTGAACCCGAAACCGCTGTTAGCGATGAAGAGGAACGAGATGAAAGCAAAAGATCGTCTGGTACACCAAGTATTATAGAATTTATCAGACCCCCTTCGGT taataaagAATCTAGAAGAAAATCATTGGCGGTGCCAACGTTAGAAAGTGCTTTAGGAGTACGACGACATTCAGTACCGGTAAATATGGAACAACCACCACTGCCCAGAACGATCTATAGGAGAGAAAGTCTACCAATAGGTCGAAGTGCATCGGCACAATCTGGAAAGTCTGGTAATAGTCCAGTAAGAACGGAATCTCGAGTGTCTAGCGGTTTGCGCGAAGAAGACGAATTGATGAAATACAGCTCCCAATTATCCTTGCTATCAAATAGCAGTGGAGGTCTTCATCATTCGTCTCACTCTATGACCGAAAACGATCCAGAACGGCCGCTTAGCGCAGAAAACCTTTTACCAGAACCTAGTATAGCATCCATGACAAGCAGCGCGGCTGCTAGTAAGCTCACATGCGTTTTACAAGGGCTCTCCGGTCCTATTAAAGCTCTCACTAGACAGCAAACTTTCCCACCCCCAAATCCTTATATTCGAACTCGGTATATGTCTGCTACTGTGGAAATGTCAACGTGTGCAGAATCAGTTCGAGAAG aGAGCAAATCAAGTTCTTCGAATATTTCTGATGAAAACATATCAAATCTTCCACAATACACAATTCCGTCAATAGCAGTGTTAAGTCCAAATAACGGTAGACCTTCGGAAATACTAGATGTACCAATGAATCAAAAACCATCGGCGTCTGGAAAGCGCGAACCGGATACCGTTGAAAAAGAGAAAGCGAGTAAAATACCAAAAATATCCGATATCGGCCAACGATACGAAAAGGAAAACGTCGATCCACGTCGAAATGGCACCGTAACTTCGTTGTCGAAACGAAGAGGTTCGGCACCTGTTGCTCAAACGCGTACTGACGAGAATATACCCCCTGCTGGCGGGGGGCTGTACTTGACAGATCCCCAAACGTTAAGGCGCGGCTCAGTACCTGTAGAAATTACTTCCCACAGAC gTTTTGAAGATGATGGAAATTGTGATGATCATATAAGCAATATCGAACAATCCAATAATAATCCCTGGCAATGTCAAGAACGGAGAGGTTCAGCGCCGACCGATTTACCGCCGTTAGCAATGGAGCGTAGAGATCAATTGACCCGACATACTAGTCTTAATGGCAAAGCAGGGCGTCGGAAGAAGCATCTCCGAAGGCGCAGCTCGGGCGGGCCCGAAACCGTTTGCCTTCCCGAAGCGGCTTCAGACTCGTGGACGAGACTTCTGCTGCGCCGCAATGAGAATCCCGATATGCTGCTGGCTCGGCGACGAGGATCACTGCCTATTGAAGTGTTGACCGTTGGACATTCTGGCAAAt
- the LOC111414277 gene encoding uncharacterized protein isoform X4, translating to MVAPVEVPPLHKCFSAEDWILLDAMGCSPSPGSSGRFLTMHKRRRKKLTTRSLSQDHAILDDIHHGQVQRILDRCSLWGFNAFTLETVAGGRSLPVLCVHLFHWYGLLDYFNLDVVRVWKLFTLIEEGYHSTNPYHNSIHATDVTQAMHCFLQEEKIRKHVTPLEVMASLLGAVAHDLEHPGVNQHFLISTSNHLAILYENMSVLENHHWRSAVGCLLESGVADQLLPFRGELEYQIRDLILATDINRQQEFLTKFKNHLDENTLDLSRKEDRHFILQIALKCADISNPTRPWDISHKWSLKVCDEFFRQGEFERQLNLPVTSICDRQQTSIAKIQAGFFRFVVTPLFSEWHRFLKSHLSTHMIDLLESNKKKWEAQEAAELAEKTCVVIETVEPETAVSDEEERDESKRSSGTPSIIEFIRPPSVNKESRRKSLAVPTLESALGVRRHSVPVNMEQPPLPRTIYRRESLPIGRSASAQSGKSGNSPVRTESRVSSGLREEDELMKYSSQLSLLSNSSGGLHHSSHSMTENDPERPLSAENLLPEPSIASMTSSAAASKLTCVLQGLSGPIKALTRQQTFPPPNPYIRTRYMSATVEMSTCAESVREGKFLSNIKLAIILNYLFCIESKSSSSNISDENISNLPQYTIPSIAVLSPNNGRPSEILDVPMNQKPSASGKREPDTVEKEKASKIPKISDIGQRYEKENVDPRRNGTVTSLSKRRGSAPVAQTRTDENIPPAGGGLYLTDPQTLRRGSVPVEITSHRRFEDDGNCDDHISNIEQSNNNPWQCQERRGSAPTDLPPLAMERRDQLTRHTSLNGKAGRRKKHLRRRSSGGPETVCLPEAASDSWTRLLLRRNENPDMLLARRRGSLPIEVLTVGHSGKLF from the exons AGGATTCTTGACCGGTGCAGCCTCTGGGGTTTCAACGCGTTCACATTGGAAACAGTAGCAGGTGGCCGTTCTCTGCCCGTCCTTTGTGTCCATCTGTTTCACTGGTATGGGCTTCTAGACTACTTCAACTTGGACGTCGTCCGCGTTTGGAAGCTATTCA CATTAATCGAAGAAGGTTACCACAGTACCAACCCATACCATAATTCCATCCATGCTACTGACGTCACTCAGGCAATGCACTGTTTTCTACAGGAAGAGAAG aTACGAAAACATGTGACGCCACTGGAGGTTATGGCTTCGCTTTTGGGGGCTGTAGCTCATGACCTCGAACATCCAGGGGTTAAtcaacattttcttatttcaaCTTCGAATCATCTTGCCATATTATATGAG AATATGTCTGTATTAGAAAATCATCATTGGAGGTCAGCTGTTGGGTGTCTTCTAGAAAGTGGAGTAGCTGATCAACTTCTCCCATTCAGAGGTGAACTTGAATATCAAATTCGCGATCTCATCTTAGCCACTGATATTAACAGACAACAAGAGTTCTTgaccaaatttaaa aaccACTTAGATGAAAACACATTAGATTTAAGTAGAAAAGAAGATCGACACTTTATACTCCAGATAGCTCTCAAATGCGCTGATATCTCGAATCCAACAAGGCCGTGGGACATTTCGCATAAATGGAGCCTGAAAGTTTGCGATGAATTTTTTAGGCAGGGCGAATTCGAACGGCAGCTCAATCTCCCGGTGACTTCCATTTGTGATCGGCAGCAAACTTCCATCGCGAAGATCCAGGCAGGATTCTTCCGTTTCGTCGTCACTCCTCTTTTTTCTGAGTGGCACCGATTTCTCAAAAGTCACCTTTCAACCCACATGATCGATCTTCTAGAATCTAACAAAAAGAAGTGGGAAGCTCAAGAAGCCGCCGAATTAGCGGAGAAAACTTgtgttgttattgaaactGTTGAACCCGAAACCGCTGTTAGCGATGAAGAGGAACGAGATGAAAGCAAAAGATCGTCTGGTACACCAAGTATTATAGAATTTATCAGACCCCCTTCGGT taataaagAATCTAGAAGAAAATCATTGGCGGTGCCAACGTTAGAAAGTGCTTTAGGAGTACGACGACATTCAGTACCGGTAAATATGGAACAACCACCACTGCCCAGAACGATCTATAGGAGAGAAAGTCTACCAATAGGTCGAAGTGCATCGGCACAATCTGGAAAGTCTGGTAATAGTCCAGTAAGAACGGAATCTCGAGTGTCTAGCGGTTTGCGCGAAGAAGACGAATTGATGAAATACAGCTCCCAATTATCCTTGCTATCAAATAGCAGTGGAGGTCTTCATCATTCGTCTCACTCTATGACCGAAAACGATCCAGAACGGCCGCTTAGCGCAGAAAACCTTTTACCAGAACCTAGTATAGCATCCATGACAAGCAGCGCGGCTGCTAGTAAGCTCACATGCGTTTTACAAGGGCTCTCCGGTCCTATTAAAGCTCTCACTAGACAGCAAACTTTCCCACCCCCAAATCCTTATATTCGAACTCGGTATATGTCTGCTACTGTGGAAATGTCAACGTGTGCAGAATCAGTTCGAGAAGGTAAATTTCTATCCAATATAAAACTTgcaattatattaaattatttattttgtatagaGAGCAAATCAAGTTCTTCGAATATTTCTGATGAAAACATATCAAATCTTCCACAATACACAATTCCGTCAATAGCAGTGTTAAGTCCAAATAACGGTAGACCTTCGGAAATACTAGATGTACCAATGAATCAAAAACCATCGGCGTCTGGAAAGCGCGAACCGGATACCGTTGAAAAAGAGAAAGCGAGTAAAATACCAAAAATATCCGATATCGGCCAACGATACGAAAAGGAAAACGTCGATCCACGTCGAAATGGCACCGTAACTTCGTTGTCGAAACGAAGAGGTTCGGCACCTGTTGCTCAAACGCGTACTGACGAGAATATACCCCCTGCTGGCGGGGGGCTGTACTTGACAGATCCCCAAACGTTAAGGCGCGGCTCAGTACCTGTAGAAATTACTTCCCACAGAC gTTTTGAAGATGATGGAAATTGTGATGATCATATAAGCAATATCGAACAATCCAATAATAATCCCTGGCAATGTCAAGAACGGAGAGGTTCAGCGCCGACCGATTTACCGCCGTTAGCAATGGAGCGTAGAGATCAATTGACCCGACATACTAGTCTTAATGGCAAAGCAGGGCGTCGGAAGAAGCATCTCCGAAGGCGCAGCTCGGGCGGGCCCGAAACCGTTTGCCTTCCCGAAGCGGCTTCAGACTCGTGGACGAGACTTCTGCTGCGCCGCAATGAGAATCCCGATATGCTGCTGGCTCGGCGACGAGGATCACTGCCTATTGAAGTGTTGACCGTTGGACATTCTGGCAAAt
- the LOC111414277 gene encoding uncharacterized protein isoform X1, with product MVAPVEVPPLHKCFSAEDWILLDAMGCSPSPGSSGRFLTMHKRRRKKLTTRSLSQDHAILDDIHHGQVQRILDRCSLWGFNAFTLETVAGGRSLPVLCVHLFHWYGLLDYFNLDVVRVWKLFTLIEEGYHSTNPYHNSIHATDVTQAMHCFLQEEKIRKHVTPLEVMASLLGAVAHDLEHPGVNQHFLISTSNHLAILYENMSVLENHHWRSAVGCLLESGVADQLLPFRGELEYQIRDLILATDINRQQEFLTKFKNHLDENTLDLSRKEDRHFILQIALKCADISNPTRPWDISHKWSLKVCDEFFRQGEFERQLNLPVTSICDRQQTSIAKIQAGFFRFVVTPLFSEWHRFLKSHLSTHMIDLLESNKKKWEAQEAAELAEKTCVVIETVEPETAVSDEEERDESKRSSGTPSIIEFIRPPSVNKESRRKSLAVPTLESALGVRRHSVPVNMEQPPLPRTIYRRESLPIGRSASAQSGKSGNSPVRTESRVSSGLREEDELMKYSSQLSLLSNSSGGLHHSSHSMTENDPERPLSAENLLPEPSIASMTSSAAASKLTCVLQGLSGPIKALTRQQTFPPPNPYIRTRYMSATVEMSTCAESVREESKSSSSNISDENISNLPQYTIPSIAVLSPNNGRPSEILDVPMNQKPSASGKREPDTVEKEKASKIPKISDIGQRYEKENVDPRRNGTVTSLSKRRGSAPVAQTRTDENIPPAGGGLYLTDPQTLRRGSVPVEITSHRRFEDDGNCDDHISNIEQSNNNPWQCQERRGSAPTDLPPLAMERRDQLTRHTSLNGKAGRRKKHLRRRSSGGPETVCLPEAASDSWTRLLLRRNENPDMLLARRRGSLPIEVLTVGHSGKLF from the exons AGGATTCTTGACCGGTGCAGCCTCTGGGGTTTCAACGCGTTCACATTGGAAACAGTAGCAGGTGGCCGTTCTCTGCCCGTCCTTTGTGTCCATCTGTTTCACTGGTATGGGCTTCTAGACTACTTCAACTTGGACGTCGTCCGCGTTTGGAAGCTATTCA CATTAATCGAAGAAGGTTACCACAGTACCAACCCATACCATAATTCCATCCATGCTACTGACGTCACTCAGGCAATGCACTGTTTTCTACAGGAAGAGAAG aTACGAAAACATGTGACGCCACTGGAGGTTATGGCTTCGCTTTTGGGGGCTGTAGCTCATGACCTCGAACATCCAGGGGTTAAtcaacattttcttatttcaaCTTCGAATCATCTTGCCATATTATATGAG AATATGTCTGTATTAGAAAATCATCATTGGAGGTCAGCTGTTGGGTGTCTTCTAGAAAGTGGAGTAGCTGATCAACTTCTCCCATTCAGAGGTGAACTTGAATATCAAATTCGCGATCTCATCTTAGCCACTGATATTAACAGACAACAAGAGTTCTTgaccaaatttaaa aaccACTTAGATGAAAACACATTAGATTTAAGTAGAAAAGAAGATCGACACTTTATACTCCAGATAGCTCTCAAATGCGCTGATATCTCGAATCCAACAAGGCCGTGGGACATTTCGCATAAATGGAGCCTGAAAGTTTGCGATGAATTTTTTAGGCAGGGCGAATTCGAACGGCAGCTCAATCTCCCGGTGACTTCCATTTGTGATCGGCAGCAAACTTCCATCGCGAAGATCCAGGCAGGATTCTTCCGTTTCGTCGTCACTCCTCTTTTTTCTGAGTGGCACCGATTTCTCAAAAGTCACCTTTCAACCCACATGATCGATCTTCTAGAATCTAACAAAAAGAAGTGGGAAGCTCAAGAAGCCGCCGAATTAGCGGAGAAAACTTgtgttgttattgaaactGTTGAACCCGAAACCGCTGTTAGCGATGAAGAGGAACGAGATGAAAGCAAAAGATCGTCTGGTACACCAAGTATTATAGAATTTATCAGACCCCCTTCGGT taataaagAATCTAGAAGAAAATCATTGGCGGTGCCAACGTTAGAAAGTGCTTTAGGAGTACGACGACATTCAGTACCGGTAAATATGGAACAACCACCACTGCCCAGAACGATCTATAGGAGAGAAAGTCTACCAATAGGTCGAAGTGCATCGGCACAATCTGGAAAGTCTGGTAATAGTCCAGTAAGAACGGAATCTCGAGTGTCTAGCGGTTTGCGCGAAGAAGACGAATTGATGAAATACAGCTCCCAATTATCCTTGCTATCAAATAGCAGTGGAGGTCTTCATCATTCGTCTCACTCTATGACCGAAAACGATCCAGAACGGCCGCTTAGCGCAGAAAACCTTTTACCAGAACCTAGTATAGCATCCATGACAAGCAGCGCGGCTGCTAGTAAGCTCACATGCGTTTTACAAGGGCTCTCCGGTCCTATTAAAGCTCTCACTAGACAGCAAACTTTCCCACCCCCAAATCCTTATATTCGAACTCGGTATATGTCTGCTACTGTGGAAATGTCAACGTGTGCAGAATCAGTTCGAGAAG aGAGCAAATCAAGTTCTTCGAATATTTCTGATGAAAACATATCAAATCTTCCACAATACACAATTCCGTCAATAGCAGTGTTAAGTCCAAATAACGGTAGACCTTCGGAAATACTAGATGTACCAATGAATCAAAAACCATCGGCGTCTGGAAAGCGCGAACCGGATACCGTTGAAAAAGAGAAAGCGAGTAAAATACCAAAAATATCCGATATCGGCCAACGATACGAAAAGGAAAACGTCGATCCACGTCGAAATGGCACCGTAACTTCGTTGTCGAAACGAAGAGGTTCGGCACCTGTTGCTCAAACGCGTACTGACGAGAATATACCCCCTGCTGGCGGGGGGCTGTACTTGACAGATCCCCAAACGTTAAGGCGCGGCTCAGTACCTGTAGAAATTACTTCCCACAGAC gTTTTGAAGATGATGGAAATTGTGATGATCATATAAGCAATATCGAACAATCCAATAATAATCCCTGGCAATGTCAAGAACGGAGAGGTTCAGCGCCGACCGATTTACCGCCGTTAGCAATGGAGCGTAGAGATCAATTGACCCGACATACTAGTCTTAATGGCAAAGCAGGGCGTCGGAAGAAGCATCTCCGAAGGCGCAGCTCGGGCGGGCCCGAAACCGTTTGCCTTCCCGAAGCGGCTTCAGACTCGTGGACGAGACTTCTGCTGCGCCGCAATGAGAATCCCGATATGCTGCTGGCTCGGCGACGAGGATCACTGCCTATTGAAGTGTTGACCGTTGGACATTCTGGCAAAt